A window from Gossypium raimondii isolate GPD5lz chromosome 7, ASM2569854v1, whole genome shotgun sequence encodes these proteins:
- the LOC105796437 gene encoding RING-H2 finger protein ATL67 translates to MSTHSHSSPLYFTNLGLGYSIAIALAFLVLLSIVLLASYICCRPSSSFSPNPTPVSDGIILPRVVFVAEDEDDENVVVGLDQAVINSYPKFQFTKEAAAVGSTNVNTTCSICLCEYRDLEMLRMMPECRHYFHVSCLDAWLKLNGSCPICRNSPLPTPLSTPLSEIVPLSQHAADRRRMR, encoded by the coding sequence ATGTCCACCCATTCCCATTCTTCCCCTCTCTATTTCACCAACTTAGGCCTCGGCTACTCCATCGCCATTGCCCTTGCTTTCCTTGTCCTCCTCTCCATCGTCCTCCTCGCTTCCTACATATGCTGCCGTCcttcttcctctttttctcCCAACCCTACCCCCGTCTCCGATGGAATCATCCTTCCCCGGGTTGTTTTCGTTGCTGAAGATGAGGACGATGAGAACGTCGTCGTTGGGCTCGATCAAGCCGTTATAAACTCATACCCCAAGTTCCAGTTCACTAAAGAGGCTGCTGCTGTGGGTTCTACTAACGTTAACACGACGTGTTCGATTTGTTTATGCGAGTATAGGGATTTGGAGATGTTGAGGATGATGCCTGAGTGTAGGCATTATTTCCATGTTTCTTGTCTGGATGCTTGGTTGAAACTTAATGGGTCTTGTCCCATTTGTCGGAACTCGCCGCTTCCAACTCCGCTTTCTACGCCTTTGTCGGAAATCGTGCCTTTGTCTCAGCACGCTGCGGACCGGAGGAGGATGAGGTGa
- the LOC105796427 gene encoding late embryogenesis abundant protein Lea14-A: protein MAELLDKAKNFVADKVANMKKPEASITDVDLSHVGRDGIQYDAKVSVTNPYSAPIPICEISYTLKSAGRVIASGKVPDPGSLKASDSTMLDVAVKVPHSVLVSLIKDIGADWDIDYELEVGLTVDLPLFGDLTIPLSQKGEIKLPTFKDLFF from the exons ATGGCGGAGTTGTTGGACAAGGCGAAGAACTTTGTGGCCGATAAGGTGGCCAATATGAAGAAGCCTGAGGCTAGCATCACGGATGTTGATCTGAGCCATGTGGGCCGTGACGGCATCCAGTATGACGCTAAAGTCTCCGTCACCAACCCCTATAGCGCTCCCATCCCCATCTGCGAGATCTCTTACACTCTCAAAAGTGCTGGCAG GGTGATTGCATCGGGGAAAGTACCAGACCCGGGTTCACTGAAGGCAAGCGACTCGACGATGTTGGACGTGGCAGTGAAGGTACCGCATAGCGTATTGGTAAGCTTGATAAAGGACATCGGTGCAGACTGGGATATTGACTATGAATTGGAAGTGGGACTCACCGTGGATCTTCCTCTCTTTGGAGACCTGACCATCCCTCTCTCTCAGAAAGGAGAGATCAAGCTTCCTACTTTCAAAGACCTCTTCTTTTGA